A single region of the Triticum dicoccoides isolate Atlit2015 ecotype Zavitan chromosome 2B, WEW_v2.0, whole genome shotgun sequence genome encodes:
- the LOC119361627 gene encoding disease resistance protein RGA2-like isoform X2 produces the protein MDVLVSNLKWEVGKARAHLADGSLEAWAAGNNLGPNIMALSEQLLRAKRALEAASGNQRSPQLNRLLEMLREPAQNADYLLEELDYFRIHDELHAKGRALDAPHTFNSKAVGKLGEVQGARQHVSCCAWPRAQRIRPNSSTTAANRDGEEELLLHASLAGNASYCIMQDTTDNRVINSSQSIEPAFCGRDHIMNTIIHDMTNGKYRGKGLSVLPTVGPGGIGKTSLVHQIYHSQQVQNHFQVTVWIHVSTRLNLKLLEEIKESIPAVKGEKEDTPGELIEQRLKYKRFLLVLDDIWLVSDDAWKRLLSALDQSEEKGSMVLVTTRFPSIARMVGTADHSIILKGLQTEEFRKLFFAFVFGDELCERDHSFLLETGCMIMDKLKGYPLTARIVGRLLSKQLSLHHWRGILESGKWTEQMNEDDIMPALRISYGHLPFHLQQCFSCSALFPKYFCFSSSQLINLWVGLDILQPDSRNQTFEDIGMRNLNDLVTHGFFREEVANGRPCYVMHDLVHELALKVASHDCLILRHSNMRYVDIQPSIRHLSIIIDDDDDDDTMCDDDFESQRTKLITSLKVKQLHTFMLFGETDENFVNVLGDLLRKANALRVLHLVTTPSSVESMLRNFSAHVHLRYLSLGTKDRGLLHRFLCLGTEYESQMHLPLAISRFYNLRILDLGSWYGRCDMVWDMSNLTKLCCFYTQKDELHSAICNVGKHKLLEELKVFRVNKESEGFEPKQLEHLTEVTELGIYNLENVHTKEEAAEAKLIEKNYLEKLTLDWDSQRSDAEPDVEAVVLESLEPHTYLRELCIRGHGGPSCPTWLGDELVVKALQSLCLVGVSWKVLPSVGKMWCLRKLVLKHIATVKEFVIEQSFCGLIWFELVGLESFEKWVPAQDAHHMFPLLQVLIIRDCPKLLELPFSNHIVYPPEQRWNIDWFPKLQELEIDNCPELLPLHPIPWTETLYSVSIRGVMLLEKLVYSNSSHGVRLDIAGKDDLHSLDQVLAFNNLTELEELSLMKCPPLELKHLVMLNSLKTLLAESSQALVEPLGGQDDTEWQLPIEHIEVQELCGNSGKEFTEFLTHLPGLSKLEIVECGKITHLAVKVDRQQVTLAASEVEKDDTPPPPAEQEKEEDGVLLFPVHLSSTLRELVISHCPELVLLPDGEEGLQALRCLQRLKLKETPKFLSAYLPSCRFFPSSLQFLELNGVEGMETVEPLSNLISLTILELRNCGHDLRCKGLGPLLTIGIGGQLSALIVYGSPRFFAGWDPNPREVLQGEGEQQLQLVSPLRSSKLQKLWTDDVAGLLSTPICSLLSSSLTQLQLSGAKEMESFSNEQEHALHLLASLLELEFFGFDKLQRLPAGLHKLTYLKELQVGRCPSVRSLPKNGLPKSLQKLHVSACDSEELKQHCRELVGTIPKIKL, from the exons ATGGACGTGTTGGTCAGCAACCTGAAATGGGAGGTGGGAAAGGCGCGAGCCCACCTTGCCGATGGCTCGCTGGAGGCTTGGGCGGCCGGCAACAACCTGGGTCCCAACATTATGGCCCTCAGCGAGCAACTGCTGCGCGCCAAGCGCGCGCTCGAAGCCGCGAGTGGCAACCAACGCAGTCCTCAGCTCAATAGGCTGCTGGAGATGCTGCGGGAACCGGCGCAAAATGCCGACTACTTGCTGGAAGAGCTGGATTACTTCCGCATTCATGACGAGCTCCATGCCAAGGGCCGTGCCCTTGATGCTCCTCACACCTTCAACTCCAAGGCTGTTGGCAAACTTGGAGAGGTACAAGGTGCAAGGCAACATGTGAGCTGCTGCGCGTGGCCGCGTGCTCAGAGAATCCGTCCTAATTCATCGACTACTGCGGCCAACCGGGATGGTGAGGAG GAACTACTGCTACATGCTAGTCTAGCTGGGAATGCTAGCTATTGTATTATGCAAGATACTACAGATAAtcgtgtaatcaacagcagtcaatCTATAGAGCCAGCATTTTGTGGGAGGGACCATATCATGAATACCATCATACATGATATGACCAATGGTAAATACCGTGGAAAAGGTTTATCCGTGCTTCCGACTGTTGGTCCAGGGGGAATAGGGAAGACAAGTTTGGTGCATCAAATATATCACAGCCAACAAGTGCAAAATCATTTTCAAGTTACAGTTTGGATACACGTATCCACCCGTTTGAATCTGAAGCTGCTAGAAGAGATTAAAGAATCCATCCCTGCAGTTAAAGGGGAAAAAGAGGACACACCAGGAGAGCTGATCGAACAAAGATTAAAATATAAAAGGTTTTTGCTTGTGTTGGATGATATATGGCTGGTTAGTGATGATGCGTGGAAAAGGTTATTGTCAGCACTCGATCAATCAGAAGAAAAGGGCAGCATGGTTTTGGTAACAACTCGGTTTCCATCAATAGCACGGATGGTTGGAACGGCTGACCATTCAATAATCTTGAAAGGTTTACAAACTGAAGAGTTTAGGAAGTTATTCTTTGCATTTGTCTTTGGCGATGAGTTATGTGAGAGGGATCATAGTTTTTTGCTTGAGACTGGATGTATGATAATGGACAAACTAAAGGGATACCCCCTTACTGCAAGGATTGTTGGTAGACTACTGAGTAAACAACTTAGTTTGCATCATTGGAGAGGGATCCTAGAAAGTGGAAAATGGACGGAACAAATGAATGAAGATGACATTATGCCTGCCTTGAGGATTAGCTATGGCCATCTCCCTTTCCATCTGCAACAATGCTTTTCCTGTTCTGCATTATTTCCTAAATATTTCTGTTTTAGCAGCAGCCAACTCATCAACTTGTGGGTAGGACTAGATATCTTACAACCTGATTCTCGAAACCAAACATTTGAAGATATAGGTATGAGGAATTTAAATGATTTGGTCACACATGGATTTTTCAGAGAAGAGGTAGCTAATGGCCGTCCATGTTATGTTATGCATGACCTGGTACATGAGTTGGCGTTGAAGGTTGCGTCTCATGACTGTCTTATTTTACGCCACTCCAACATGAGATATGTAGACATTCAGCCATCCATCCGTCACTTGTCCATAATCatagatgatgatgacgatgatgatacaATGTGTGATGATGATTTTGAGAGCCAACGGACAAAGCTGATAACAAGTTTGAAGGTTAAACAGTTGCATACTTTTATGTTATTTGGAGAAACGGATGAAAACTTTGTCAATGTTTTGGGTGATTTGTTAAGGAAAGCAAATGCTCTTCGTGTTCTCCATTTGGTTACCACGCCGTCTTCTGTGGAGTCCATGTTACGTAACTTTTCAGCACATGTCCACCTACGATACCTATCTTTAGGGACAAAGGATaggggtctattgcatagatttctATGTCTCGGGACAGAGTATGAGAGCCAGATGCATTTACCCCTTGCCATTTCTAGATTTTATAATTTAAGGATTCTGGATCTAGGATCATGGTATGGTCGTTGTGATATGGTATGGGACATGAGCAACCTTACAAAATTGTGCTGCTTTTACACCCAAAAGGATGAGCTTCATTCTGCTATTTGTAATGTGGGAAAACATAAACTCTTAGAAGAGTTAAAGGTATTTCGAGTGAACAAGGAAAGTGAAGGGTTTGAACCAAAGCAACTGGAGCATTTGACAGAGGTAACTGAGTTGGGAATCTATAACCTTGAGAATGTACACACAAAAGAAGAGGCAGCCGAAGCAAAACTGATTGAGAAAAACTACTTGGAGAAATTAACATTAGATTGGGATAGTCAGCGATCTGATGCTGAGCCTGATGTGGAAGCAGTGGTTCTTGAGAGCCTTGAACCACATACATATCTTCGAGAATTGTGCATTAGAGGGCATGGCGGCCCTTCTTGTCCAACATGGCTAGGTGATGAGCTTGTTGTTAAAGCTCTTCAATCTCTTTGCCTCGTTGGAGTTTCTTGGAAAGTTCTTCCTTCTGTAGGGAAGATGTGGTGTCTTCGTAAACTGGTATTGAAGCATATTGCCACAGTGAAGGAGTTTGTTATAGAGCAAAGCTTTTGTGGGCTAATCTGGTTTGAACTTGTtggcttggaaagttttgaaaaatGGGTACCAGCACAGGATGCTCATCATATGTTTCCTCTTTTGCAAGTACTGATTATCAGAGACTGCCCTAAACTCTTGGAGCTGCCATTTTCGAACCACATTGTTTACCCACCTGAACAACGCTGGAACATAGATTGGTTTCCCAaacttcaagagcttgagatagataACTGTCCAGAATTGCTGCCACTGCATCCTATCCCTTGGACGGAAACTCTATATTCTGTGAGTATAAGAGGTGTAATGCTGCTAGAGAAGTTAGTCTACTCAAATTCATCCCATGGAGTAAGACTGGATATTGCTGGAAAGGATGATCTGCACAGCTTAGATCAGGTGTTAGCATTCAATAACTTGACAGAGCTTGAGGAGCTCTCACTCATGAAATGCCCACCTCTAGAGTTGAAGCACCTTGTGATGCTAAACTCATTGAAGACATTACTTGCAGAGAGTTCACAGGCTCTGGTTGAGCCATTAGGAGGTCAGGATGACACAGAATGGCAGCTTCCTATTGAGCATATTGAGGTCCAGGAATTATGTGGTAATAGTGGGAAGGAGTTCACTGAGTTCCTCACCCACCTCCCAGGGCTCTCCAAATTGGAAATTGTGGAGTGTGGAAAGATAACACATTTGGCTGTGAAGGTGGATCGGCAACAAGTAACATTAGCAGCATCAGAGGTGGAGAAAGATGACACGCCACCACCACCAGCAGAgcaggagaaggaagaagatgggGTGCTGCTGTTCCCGGTCCATCTCTCCAGCACATTAAGGGAATTGGTCATCTCCCACTGCCCAGAGCTGGTCCTTCTTCCTGATGGAGAAGAAGGGCTCCAAGCCCTGCGATGCCTACAGAGATTAAAGTTAAAGGAAACACCCAAGTTCTTATCTGCCTACTTACCTTCCTGTCGCTTCTTCCCATCCTCCTTGCAATTTCTCGAGCTTAATGGTGTGGAAGGCATGGAAACAGTGGAGCCCCTCTCAAACCTCATTTCTCTCACCATATTAGAATTGAGAAATTGCGGACATGATCTAAGATGCAAGGGCTTGGGGCCTCTCCTTACCATAGGGATAGGGGGGCAGCTCAGTGCACTAATAGTCTATGGCAGCCCCAGATTCTTTGCTGGCTGGGATCCCAATCCCAGGGAGGTGCTGCAGGGTGAAGGAGAGCAACAGCTGCAGCTAGTATCCCCCCTAAGATCATCTAAACTGCAGAAACTTTGGACAGATGACGTCGCAGGACTTCTTTCCACGCCCATCTGCAGTCTCCTATCTTCCTCCCTCACCCAACTGCAACTTTCTGGGGCCAAAGAGATGGAGAGCTTCAGCAATGAGCAAGAGCATGCCCTTCATCTCCTCGCCTCCCTCCTGGAACTTGAATTTTTTGGTTTCGACAAGCTTCAGCGCCTCCCTGCAGGACTGCACAAGCTTACCTACCTCAAGGAATTACAGGTCGGCAGGTGTCCATCCGTCCGCTCACTGCCCAAGAATGGCCTCCCCAAATCACTGCAAAAATTACATGTCTCTGCCTGTGATAGTGAGGAGCTAAAACAGCATTGCAGGGAGTTAGTGGGAACCATCCCAAAAATTAAACTGTAA
- the LOC119361627 gene encoding disease resistance protein RGA2-like isoform X1: MDVLVSNLKWEVGKARAHLADGSLEAWAAGNNLGPNIMALSEQLLRAKRALEAASGNQRSPQLNRLLEMLREPAQNADYLLEELDYFRIHDELHAKGRALDAPHTFNSKAVGKLGEVQGARQHVSCCAWPRAQRIRPNSSTTAANRDGEEVSGCLCKLRKLLVCCSLPHVHDDDDEAPTLGFNMVDVSERLTHVLQELLLHASLAGNASYCIMQDTTDNRVINSSQSIEPAFCGRDHIMNTIIHDMTNGKYRGKGLSVLPTVGPGGIGKTSLVHQIYHSQQVQNHFQVTVWIHVSTRLNLKLLEEIKESIPAVKGEKEDTPGELIEQRLKYKRFLLVLDDIWLVSDDAWKRLLSALDQSEEKGSMVLVTTRFPSIARMVGTADHSIILKGLQTEEFRKLFFAFVFGDELCERDHSFLLETGCMIMDKLKGYPLTARIVGRLLSKQLSLHHWRGILESGKWTEQMNEDDIMPALRISYGHLPFHLQQCFSCSALFPKYFCFSSSQLINLWVGLDILQPDSRNQTFEDIGMRNLNDLVTHGFFREEVANGRPCYVMHDLVHELALKVASHDCLILRHSNMRYVDIQPSIRHLSIIIDDDDDDDTMCDDDFESQRTKLITSLKVKQLHTFMLFGETDENFVNVLGDLLRKANALRVLHLVTTPSSVESMLRNFSAHVHLRYLSLGTKDRGLLHRFLCLGTEYESQMHLPLAISRFYNLRILDLGSWYGRCDMVWDMSNLTKLCCFYTQKDELHSAICNVGKHKLLEELKVFRVNKESEGFEPKQLEHLTEVTELGIYNLENVHTKEEAAEAKLIEKNYLEKLTLDWDSQRSDAEPDVEAVVLESLEPHTYLRELCIRGHGGPSCPTWLGDELVVKALQSLCLVGVSWKVLPSVGKMWCLRKLVLKHIATVKEFVIEQSFCGLIWFELVGLESFEKWVPAQDAHHMFPLLQVLIIRDCPKLLELPFSNHIVYPPEQRWNIDWFPKLQELEIDNCPELLPLHPIPWTETLYSVSIRGVMLLEKLVYSNSSHGVRLDIAGKDDLHSLDQVLAFNNLTELEELSLMKCPPLELKHLVMLNSLKTLLAESSQALVEPLGGQDDTEWQLPIEHIEVQELCGNSGKEFTEFLTHLPGLSKLEIVECGKITHLAVKVDRQQVTLAASEVEKDDTPPPPAEQEKEEDGVLLFPVHLSSTLRELVISHCPELVLLPDGEEGLQALRCLQRLKLKETPKFLSAYLPSCRFFPSSLQFLELNGVEGMETVEPLSNLISLTILELRNCGHDLRCKGLGPLLTIGIGGQLSALIVYGSPRFFAGWDPNPREVLQGEGEQQLQLVSPLRSSKLQKLWTDDVAGLLSTPICSLLSSSLTQLQLSGAKEMESFSNEQEHALHLLASLLELEFFGFDKLQRLPAGLHKLTYLKELQVGRCPSVRSLPKNGLPKSLQKLHVSACDSEELKQHCRELVGTIPKIKL, translated from the coding sequence ATGGACGTGTTGGTCAGCAACCTGAAATGGGAGGTGGGAAAGGCGCGAGCCCACCTTGCCGATGGCTCGCTGGAGGCTTGGGCGGCCGGCAACAACCTGGGTCCCAACATTATGGCCCTCAGCGAGCAACTGCTGCGCGCCAAGCGCGCGCTCGAAGCCGCGAGTGGCAACCAACGCAGTCCTCAGCTCAATAGGCTGCTGGAGATGCTGCGGGAACCGGCGCAAAATGCCGACTACTTGCTGGAAGAGCTGGATTACTTCCGCATTCATGACGAGCTCCATGCCAAGGGCCGTGCCCTTGATGCTCCTCACACCTTCAACTCCAAGGCTGTTGGCAAACTTGGAGAGGTACAAGGTGCAAGGCAACATGTGAGCTGCTGCGCGTGGCCGCGTGCTCAGAGAATCCGTCCTAATTCATCGACTACTGCGGCCAACCGGGATGGTGAGGAGGTCAGTGGATGCCTGTGCAAACTCCGTAAACTCCTCGTTTGCTGTTCCCTCCcacatgttcatgatgatgatgatgaagcaccAACGCTTGGGTTTAATATGGTTGATGTCTCTGAAAGACTCACGCACGTCTTGCAGGAACTACTGCTACATGCTAGTCTAGCTGGGAATGCTAGCTATTGTATTATGCAAGATACTACAGATAAtcgtgtaatcaacagcagtcaatCTATAGAGCCAGCATTTTGTGGGAGGGACCATATCATGAATACCATCATACATGATATGACCAATGGTAAATACCGTGGAAAAGGTTTATCCGTGCTTCCGACTGTTGGTCCAGGGGGAATAGGGAAGACAAGTTTGGTGCATCAAATATATCACAGCCAACAAGTGCAAAATCATTTTCAAGTTACAGTTTGGATACACGTATCCACCCGTTTGAATCTGAAGCTGCTAGAAGAGATTAAAGAATCCATCCCTGCAGTTAAAGGGGAAAAAGAGGACACACCAGGAGAGCTGATCGAACAAAGATTAAAATATAAAAGGTTTTTGCTTGTGTTGGATGATATATGGCTGGTTAGTGATGATGCGTGGAAAAGGTTATTGTCAGCACTCGATCAATCAGAAGAAAAGGGCAGCATGGTTTTGGTAACAACTCGGTTTCCATCAATAGCACGGATGGTTGGAACGGCTGACCATTCAATAATCTTGAAAGGTTTACAAACTGAAGAGTTTAGGAAGTTATTCTTTGCATTTGTCTTTGGCGATGAGTTATGTGAGAGGGATCATAGTTTTTTGCTTGAGACTGGATGTATGATAATGGACAAACTAAAGGGATACCCCCTTACTGCAAGGATTGTTGGTAGACTACTGAGTAAACAACTTAGTTTGCATCATTGGAGAGGGATCCTAGAAAGTGGAAAATGGACGGAACAAATGAATGAAGATGACATTATGCCTGCCTTGAGGATTAGCTATGGCCATCTCCCTTTCCATCTGCAACAATGCTTTTCCTGTTCTGCATTATTTCCTAAATATTTCTGTTTTAGCAGCAGCCAACTCATCAACTTGTGGGTAGGACTAGATATCTTACAACCTGATTCTCGAAACCAAACATTTGAAGATATAGGTATGAGGAATTTAAATGATTTGGTCACACATGGATTTTTCAGAGAAGAGGTAGCTAATGGCCGTCCATGTTATGTTATGCATGACCTGGTACATGAGTTGGCGTTGAAGGTTGCGTCTCATGACTGTCTTATTTTACGCCACTCCAACATGAGATATGTAGACATTCAGCCATCCATCCGTCACTTGTCCATAATCatagatgatgatgacgatgatgatacaATGTGTGATGATGATTTTGAGAGCCAACGGACAAAGCTGATAACAAGTTTGAAGGTTAAACAGTTGCATACTTTTATGTTATTTGGAGAAACGGATGAAAACTTTGTCAATGTTTTGGGTGATTTGTTAAGGAAAGCAAATGCTCTTCGTGTTCTCCATTTGGTTACCACGCCGTCTTCTGTGGAGTCCATGTTACGTAACTTTTCAGCACATGTCCACCTACGATACCTATCTTTAGGGACAAAGGATaggggtctattgcatagatttctATGTCTCGGGACAGAGTATGAGAGCCAGATGCATTTACCCCTTGCCATTTCTAGATTTTATAATTTAAGGATTCTGGATCTAGGATCATGGTATGGTCGTTGTGATATGGTATGGGACATGAGCAACCTTACAAAATTGTGCTGCTTTTACACCCAAAAGGATGAGCTTCATTCTGCTATTTGTAATGTGGGAAAACATAAACTCTTAGAAGAGTTAAAGGTATTTCGAGTGAACAAGGAAAGTGAAGGGTTTGAACCAAAGCAACTGGAGCATTTGACAGAGGTAACTGAGTTGGGAATCTATAACCTTGAGAATGTACACACAAAAGAAGAGGCAGCCGAAGCAAAACTGATTGAGAAAAACTACTTGGAGAAATTAACATTAGATTGGGATAGTCAGCGATCTGATGCTGAGCCTGATGTGGAAGCAGTGGTTCTTGAGAGCCTTGAACCACATACATATCTTCGAGAATTGTGCATTAGAGGGCATGGCGGCCCTTCTTGTCCAACATGGCTAGGTGATGAGCTTGTTGTTAAAGCTCTTCAATCTCTTTGCCTCGTTGGAGTTTCTTGGAAAGTTCTTCCTTCTGTAGGGAAGATGTGGTGTCTTCGTAAACTGGTATTGAAGCATATTGCCACAGTGAAGGAGTTTGTTATAGAGCAAAGCTTTTGTGGGCTAATCTGGTTTGAACTTGTtggcttggaaagttttgaaaaatGGGTACCAGCACAGGATGCTCATCATATGTTTCCTCTTTTGCAAGTACTGATTATCAGAGACTGCCCTAAACTCTTGGAGCTGCCATTTTCGAACCACATTGTTTACCCACCTGAACAACGCTGGAACATAGATTGGTTTCCCAaacttcaagagcttgagatagataACTGTCCAGAATTGCTGCCACTGCATCCTATCCCTTGGACGGAAACTCTATATTCTGTGAGTATAAGAGGTGTAATGCTGCTAGAGAAGTTAGTCTACTCAAATTCATCCCATGGAGTAAGACTGGATATTGCTGGAAAGGATGATCTGCACAGCTTAGATCAGGTGTTAGCATTCAATAACTTGACAGAGCTTGAGGAGCTCTCACTCATGAAATGCCCACCTCTAGAGTTGAAGCACCTTGTGATGCTAAACTCATTGAAGACATTACTTGCAGAGAGTTCACAGGCTCTGGTTGAGCCATTAGGAGGTCAGGATGACACAGAATGGCAGCTTCCTATTGAGCATATTGAGGTCCAGGAATTATGTGGTAATAGTGGGAAGGAGTTCACTGAGTTCCTCACCCACCTCCCAGGGCTCTCCAAATTGGAAATTGTGGAGTGTGGAAAGATAACACATTTGGCTGTGAAGGTGGATCGGCAACAAGTAACATTAGCAGCATCAGAGGTGGAGAAAGATGACACGCCACCACCACCAGCAGAgcaggagaaggaagaagatgggGTGCTGCTGTTCCCGGTCCATCTCTCCAGCACATTAAGGGAATTGGTCATCTCCCACTGCCCAGAGCTGGTCCTTCTTCCTGATGGAGAAGAAGGGCTCCAAGCCCTGCGATGCCTACAGAGATTAAAGTTAAAGGAAACACCCAAGTTCTTATCTGCCTACTTACCTTCCTGTCGCTTCTTCCCATCCTCCTTGCAATTTCTCGAGCTTAATGGTGTGGAAGGCATGGAAACAGTGGAGCCCCTCTCAAACCTCATTTCTCTCACCATATTAGAATTGAGAAATTGCGGACATGATCTAAGATGCAAGGGCTTGGGGCCTCTCCTTACCATAGGGATAGGGGGGCAGCTCAGTGCACTAATAGTCTATGGCAGCCCCAGATTCTTTGCTGGCTGGGATCCCAATCCCAGGGAGGTGCTGCAGGGTGAAGGAGAGCAACAGCTGCAGCTAGTATCCCCCCTAAGATCATCTAAACTGCAGAAACTTTGGACAGATGACGTCGCAGGACTTCTTTCCACGCCCATCTGCAGTCTCCTATCTTCCTCCCTCACCCAACTGCAACTTTCTGGGGCCAAAGAGATGGAGAGCTTCAGCAATGAGCAAGAGCATGCCCTTCATCTCCTCGCCTCCCTCCTGGAACTTGAATTTTTTGGTTTCGACAAGCTTCAGCGCCTCCCTGCAGGACTGCACAAGCTTACCTACCTCAAGGAATTACAGGTCGGCAGGTGTCCATCCGTCCGCTCACTGCCCAAGAATGGCCTCCCCAAATCACTGCAAAAATTACATGTCTCTGCCTGTGATAGTGAGGAGCTAAAACAGCATTGCAGGGAGTTAGTGGGAACCATCCCAAAAATTAAACTGTAA